One Brassica oleracea var. oleracea cultivar TO1000 chromosome C7, BOL, whole genome shotgun sequence genomic window carries:
- the LOC106301875 gene encoding cytochrome c oxidase subunit 6b-1-like, protein MGNGKWSDRSCKNLNLTLVFLSSKKILCLSDPRRSEESRRPVTSMAESVASQTPSLSEQYHLEKEVKQDTSAKPVEVAPEVTSQAEDVSTDKASEESPAEEAVSAVEEKSESPPASEEAPPAVVVEDSADETPAAVEESNDENASEEVVEETPDEIKLETAPADFRFPTTNQTRHCFTRYIEYHRCVAAKGDDAPECDKFSKFYRSLCPGEWVDKWNEQRENGTFPGPL, encoded by the exons ATGGGAAATGGGAAATGGTCAGATAGATCCTGCAAGAACCTAAACCTAACACTCGTTTTTTTGTCATCAAAAAAGATTCTCTGTCTCTCCGATCCTCGTCGATCTGAAGAATCTCGGAGACCAGTCACTTCAATGGCGGAATCTGTAGCTTCTCAAACTCCGTCGCTCTCGGAG CAATATCATTTGGAGAAGGAAGTGAAGCAAGACACGAGTGCGAAGCCTGTCGAGGTTGCACCAGAGGTTACTTCTCAAGCTGAAGACGTTAGCACCGACAAAGCCAGTGAAGAATCTCCTGCTGAGGAAGCTGTTTCTGCTGTTGAGGAGAAGTCTGAGTCTCCTCCTGCTTCTGAAGAGGCTCCTCCTGCTGTGGTAGTGGAAGACAGTGCTGATGAGACTCCTGCTGCGGTGGAAGAGAGTAATGACGAAAACGCTAGTGAAGAAGTTGTTGAGGAGACTCCTGATGAGATCAAG CTTGAGACAGCTCCTGCTGATTTCCGTTTCCCGACAACTAACCAAACAAGGCATTGTTTCACACGATACATTGAATATCACAG ATGTGTAGCTGCTAAGGGTGACGACGCTCCAGAATGCGACAAGTTTTCAAAGTTTTACCGATCTCTTTGCCCCGGTGAATGG GTTGATAAGTGGAACGAGCAAAGAGAGAATGGAACTTTCCCTGGTCCTCTTTAA